The genomic segment TGTTCAATGCGCTTTTGAGCAGGCGTGAGGAATATGAATTTGCCAATTTGCTGGTATGCGCAACTTTGACCACTCAGGCAGCGTTATTGAGAGAAGAGAGCAGGGGTGCCCATTATCGGGAGGATTTTCCGGAACGGGATGATTTGCGTTGGAGAAAGCATATTGTCTTGAACCGGGAAAAAGGGATTTCGGAGGAGAGTGTGGAGAATGTTTGAAGGCAATCGCAATCAGTTGGAGAAGCAAATTGAATCCTGGCTCGATGAGGATCTCGGAAGCGGAGATGTAACCACCCTATCCACGATTCCTCCAGATCATTATTCCAAAGCGGTCATTCATGTCAAGGAGGACGGAGTGATTGCGGGGCTTCCCGTGGCGGAGTTGGTCTTCCGAACGGTTGATCCTTCCTTGGTATTCCGGCACGTCATGAAGGAAGGGGATCAGGTAGTCAAGGGAACCATTGTTGCCGAATTGGAGGGAAGCTCCCGCAGCATTCTGATGGGCGAAAGACTGGCTTTGAATTTGCTGCAGAGAATGTCAGGCATCGCCACAACCACACATCGTTACGCCGAAAGGGTGAAGGGCTATAATGTCCGCGTCGTGGATACGCGCAAGACGACGCCCGGACTCAGGGCTTTGGAGAAATACGCGGTCAAAGTGGGCGGTGGACATAATCACCGCCAGGGGCTGTATGATGCCGTAATGATTAAGGATAATCATATCAAAGCTTCCGGAGGCATAGCCCTAGCAATCCGTTCGGCTAGGAGCCGCATTCCCCATACGATGAAGATCGAGGTGGAGGTCGAGAATATGGCCCAGCTTGAAGAGGCGCTCACGGCAGGAGCCGATATCATTATGCTGGATAATGTGGAAATCGAACGGATGCGGGAGGCGGTGGAGAAAATTAAAACGGCATCTTCGCATGTAATCGTGGAAGCATCGGGAGGCGTTACGTTGGACAATATCAGGGAGATCGCGATGACCGGGGTCGATGTCATCTCGGCCGGGGCGCTGACGCACTCCATCAAATCGCTGGATATCAGCCTGGACTTGAATGGGCGCAAGGGGGACGGAGCATGATACTTGTAATGGATATCGGAAACACCAACATCGTGCTTGGATTATATCAGGGCAAGGAGCTTCTGCATCATTGGCGGCTAAGCACGAATCGCGGCGCTACGGTCGATGAATACGGCATGATCATCCATAACTTGTTCCGTCACATCGGCGTCAATGTGGAGCAGGTTCGGGATATTGTGATTTCGTCCGTCGTACCGCAGATTATGAATACCATCGAGGCCCTATGTGCAAAGTACTTGAAAAAGGAACCGTTAATTGTCGGTCCGGGTTTGAAAACCGGATTGAACATCCTATATGATAACCCGAAGGAAGTCGGTGCGGATCGAATCGTTAATGCGATCGCGGCGATCGAGCTGTATGGCCCTCCGTTGATCGTCGTAGATTTCGGCACGGCCACCACGTTCGATTATATCGATGATAAAGCGCGGTATTTGGGCGGCGCCATCGCTCCGGGCATCGGAATTTCCACAGAAGCTCTATACCAAAAAGCAGCAAAGCTTCCCAGGATCGATTTAGTCAAACCGAAGAGCACGGTAGGCAGGAATTCCGTTACTTCCATGCAAGCCGGAATTATTTACGGCTTTGCCGGTCAGGTGGACGGCATAGCCATGCGGATGCGGGAAGAGTTTGAGTCCGAAGCCAAGGTGATTGCTACCGGAGGGCTTGCGGAATTGATTTCCGGCGAATCCAGGACGATCGAAACGGTGAATCCTCTGCTGACGCTTCAAGGACTGCAAATGATATACGAAAGAAACCGGTAGAGGGGGCGGCAACGACTTTTGGTTGATGATTATTTGATAAGGGCAACTGCGCTTGAGGGCAAAGTCAGAGTATTCGCGGTGCTTACTACGAAACTGATTGAAGAATTAAGGACCAGGCATGAAGCGTATCCGACCGCTACTGCCGCATTGGGTAGGGCGGCCTCTATCGGAGCGATGATGGGCGCCATGCTCAAGGGGGAAGAAAGGCTGACCCTTCAGATCAAGGGAAACGGCCCTCTGGGCCAAATCGTTGTGGATGCCAATGCGCATGGCGAAGTGCGCGGCTATATGGATCATCCCCAGGTCGATCTGGAACCGAACAGCATAGGAAAATTCGATGTGGCCGGAGCGGTAGGTACGGAAGGGTTTATTTACGTTATTAAGGATCTGGGCATGAGAGAGCCTTATAAGGGAAGCGTCCCGATCATCTCAGGCGAACTGGGCGAGGACTTTACCCATTACTTTGCCAAATCCGAACAGACGCCGTCCGCTGTGAGCGTAGGCGTCTTGATCAATCCGGATGAGACGGTTCGGGCGTCGGGCGGGTTGATCATTCAGCTTTTGCCGGGGATCGATGAGGAACAGATCGCGGTTCTGGAGGATAAACTGTCTGCGCTTCCGCCGCTGACAACGCTGTTGGATGAAGGGTTGTCCTTGGAAGATATTTTACACCGGTTAGTTAAAAAGGTGGAGGTGTCGGATCGCTTGAACATCCGATTCCGGTGCAGCTGTTCACGGGAGCGGGTGGAGCAAATGCTGATCAGCTTGGGAGCCGAAGAAATTCGCGAACTGATTGACAAGGATGAGCAGACAGAGGTCATTTGCCATTTTTGCAATGAGAAATACCATTTTGACCGGGGAGAAATGGAAGCGATTTTAGCAAAGATTTAGGGCTCGCAAAGTATCAAGCGGTTTAATTGCTTTTTGCCACCAATTTAGTTGAAGTTATTTCATCGCGATGCCTTTAGCAATTCAATGGTAGAATAAGAGGGGATTCGGGTGCGGAATGTCAAGGTATTGTGGTTCGCCATCTGCCTACTTCTGGGTTGTGTGTTGATACTTTTGGTAGATAAATTTGTCATCCCGTTCCATACTTCGATTGCGGATTCCGAAAAACCTGCGGATGCGGCGAAATCGCGTTTCAATGGTCCAGATGCAACTTCTCCTGCTTCCGGTCAGGAAACCGAAATCAATGACGGGATCATCGTACAAATTGGCAAGCAATCGATCACCCGATGGCAGCTGCTCAAACAATTGGAACGCAAATACGGTCGGGAAATGCTGAATCAAATGATTGATCGGGCAGTCATCGCCCAAGAAAGCCAGGCATTGGGGGTTACCGTCAAGCAGCAGGAAGTCGACGCGGAATTGAAAAGAATGCAGCAGGGCTATGACAGTGAAGAGCAATTTTACAATTCGATGCAAAAACAGCTCGGGTTGACGAAGAGTCAGTTGCAGGAAGATACGTACTATAATGTGCTGCTCGAGAAAATCGCCACAAGAGATGTCACAATTTCTGAGCAGCAGGTAACCGATTATATCCGGACGCATCCGGAAGAATGGAACAGCCATATTCAGCTGCATATCCGGAAAATCACAGTCGCCTCCAAGGAAGAAGCTGTCAAGTTGAGGAAGGAAATCGGAAACGGTACGGATTTTGGTCTTCTGGCCAGAAAATATTCGCTGGATGATGCGGCCTCGGACAGCGGCGATTTAGGCTGGGTTCAGATGGATGATCCCTTTGTGCTTCCCGAGGTGATGAACGCCGCCAAGAAAATGAAAACTGGAGAAATCAGCGATCCGGTCAAGGTCAATCAAGGGTATGCGATTGTCAATCTTCTCGAACGCAAAGATCCGGATGAAAATCAGCAAAAGCAGATCCGGGAATACATCCGTAGCCAGTTGGCCATGGAGAATGCGGAACCGATGCCTGACCTGTTGAACCGTTTGAGGGAAAAATACAATGTGCAAATTTTCGATCCGAACTATAAATAAACTGATGGAGCGCTTGCTCATCTCTGAAAGATAAGTTAAAGGAATTTTCATTGACAACGCCAAAGTGTGTTGATAAGATGGAGTTATCAAAAGCCGACTTGATTACTCGGAATACTTTGATCGGGGGAAAACCACAATGGCCAAACTTGTTGACAATATCACTCAGTTGATTGGAAACACGCCGCTTGTTCGATTGAATCGGGTGGTTCCCGAGGACAGCGCTGAAATTTATGTGAAGCTGGAATTTCAAAATCCGGGCGCAAGTGTCAAAGACAGAATCGCGATCAGCATGGTTGAGGCTGCCGAACAAGCAGGGATTCTCAAGCCCGGTGACACGATCGTCGAACCGACCAGCGGAAATACGGGAATCGGTTTGGCAATGGTTGCCGCCGCCAAAGGATATAAAGCCGTTCTGGTTATGCCGGAGACGATGAGCATGGAGCGCAGGAATTTGCTTCGGGCATTTGGAGCGGAATTGGTCTTGACGCCAGGATCGGAAGGGATGAAAGGGGCAGTCCGCAAAGCGGAGGAATTGCAGGCGGAAAATCCCGGATATTTCATGCCTCAGCAGTTCAAGAATCCGGCCAACGTGAAAATTCATCGGGAAACAACCGGTCCGGAAATTGTTGAAGCGATTCAAGCCCGCGACGGCAAGCTAGACGCCTTTGTGGCCGGTGTGGGAACCGGGGGCACGATTACCGGTGTTGGGGAAGTTTTGCGAAAGCATTTCCCTGGAATCCGAATTTGTGCTGTAGAGCCTGCGGCATCCCCCGTCCTTTCCGGAGGTCAACCGGGTCCGCATAAGATTCAGGGCATTGGGGCCGGATTTGTGCCTGACATTCTGGATACTTCCGTTTATGACGAAGTGATTGCGGTCGAGAATGACGATGCTTTTGAAACCTCCCGTCGAGTTGCACGGGAAGAAGGAATTTTGGGGGGGATCTCCTCGGGAGCGGCGATTTTTGTCGCTTTGAAGGTAGCCAAGGAGCTCGGGAAAGGAAAACGGGTTGTTGCGATTCTTCCCAGCAATGGCGAACGATACCTCAGTACCCCGTTATATCAATTTGACAGCTGAGTGAACCGTAATCGGCAATTTTTCGTTAATTTCTCCCCTCTTGCGAGGGGTTTTTCTATTTAGCTTCGGATGGCCGCAAGAAATTGCGGGGAAAATAACGGCAAGCCGAGGTCCGAATGGAACGAAAGGGTTTCAGCGGATTGACTGTAACGGAAATATGGAATTTAATATAATTATCCGCAACTTGGAATCCGTACAATGAAGTGTTCAGCAATTGGGGGGAGCATAAGATGATTTTAGTTATCGATAACTATGATTCGTTCACGTACAATTTGGTTCAGTACTTGGGTGAAATCGGCGAAGAAATTGAGGTGCACCGGAATGATGAGATCGACATTGCGGAAATTGAACGGTTGAACCCCGACCACATCTTAATTTCTCCCGGTCCCTGCACACCTAATGAAGCTGGAATCAGTCTCGAATTGATCCGGCATTTCAAGGACAAGACTCCGATTTTAGGAGTATGCTTGGG from the Ferviditalea candida genome contains:
- a CDS encoding peptidylprolyl isomerase, producing MRNVKVLWFAICLLLGCVLILLVDKFVIPFHTSIADSEKPADAAKSRFNGPDATSPASGQETEINDGIIVQIGKQSITRWQLLKQLERKYGREMLNQMIDRAVIAQESQALGVTVKQQEVDAELKRMQQGYDSEEQFYNSMQKQLGLTKSQLQEDTYYNVLLEKIATRDVTISEQQVTDYIRTHPEEWNSHIQLHIRKITVASKEEAVKLRKEIGNGTDFGLLARKYSLDDAASDSGDLGWVQMDDPFVLPEVMNAAKKMKTGEISDPVKVNQGYAIVNLLERKDPDENQQKQIREYIRSQLAMENAEPMPDLLNRLREKYNVQIFDPNYK
- the cysK gene encoding cysteine synthase A — translated: MAKLVDNITQLIGNTPLVRLNRVVPEDSAEIYVKLEFQNPGASVKDRIAISMVEAAEQAGILKPGDTIVEPTSGNTGIGLAMVAAAKGYKAVLVMPETMSMERRNLLRAFGAELVLTPGSEGMKGAVRKAEELQAENPGYFMPQQFKNPANVKIHRETTGPEIVEAIQARDGKLDAFVAGVGTGGTITGVGEVLRKHFPGIRICAVEPAASPVLSGGQPGPHKIQGIGAGFVPDILDTSVYDEVIAVENDDAFETSRRVAREEGILGGISSGAAIFVALKVAKELGKGKRVVAILPSNGERYLSTPLYQFDS
- the nadC gene encoding carboxylating nicotinate-nucleotide diphosphorylase, whose amino-acid sequence is MFEGNRNQLEKQIESWLDEDLGSGDVTTLSTIPPDHYSKAVIHVKEDGVIAGLPVAELVFRTVDPSLVFRHVMKEGDQVVKGTIVAELEGSSRSILMGERLALNLLQRMSGIATTTHRYAERVKGYNVRVVDTRKTTPGLRALEKYAVKVGGGHNHRQGLYDAVMIKDNHIKASGGIALAIRSARSRIPHTMKIEVEVENMAQLEEALTAGADIIMLDNVEIERMREAVEKIKTASSHVIVEASGGVTLDNIREIAMTGVDVISAGALTHSIKSLDISLDLNGRKGDGA
- a CDS encoding type III pantothenate kinase: MILVMDIGNTNIVLGLYQGKELLHHWRLSTNRGATVDEYGMIIHNLFRHIGVNVEQVRDIVISSVVPQIMNTIEALCAKYLKKEPLIVGPGLKTGLNILYDNPKEVGADRIVNAIAAIELYGPPLIVVDFGTATTFDYIDDKARYLGGAIAPGIGISTEALYQKAAKLPRIDLVKPKSTVGRNSVTSMQAGIIYGFAGQVDGIAMRMREEFESEAKVIATGGLAELISGESRTIETVNPLLTLQGLQMIYERNR
- the hslO gene encoding Hsp33 family molecular chaperone HslO — translated: MVDDYLIRATALEGKVRVFAVLTTKLIEELRTRHEAYPTATAALGRAASIGAMMGAMLKGEERLTLQIKGNGPLGQIVVDANAHGEVRGYMDHPQVDLEPNSIGKFDVAGAVGTEGFIYVIKDLGMREPYKGSVPIISGELGEDFTHYFAKSEQTPSAVSVGVLINPDETVRASGGLIIQLLPGIDEEQIAVLEDKLSALPPLTTLLDEGLSLEDILHRLVKKVEVSDRLNIRFRCSCSRERVEQMLISLGAEEIRELIDKDEQTEVICHFCNEKYHFDRGEMEAILAKI